Proteins from a single region of Chitinibacter bivalviorum:
- a CDS encoding REP-associated tyrosine transposase: MTSYRRDRTCGGTWFFTVNLAERHRQLLVEHIDVLRESFRQVMRVHPFTIDGIVVLPEHLHAILTLPEGDADYGMRWRLIKTEFSRSLERVERISASRRGKGERGIWQRRYWEHLIRDENDFVRHLDYLHFNPVKHGHAQHVCDWPWSSFHRYVKLGVLPVNWGDGIDIDIDGEFGEI, translated from the coding sequence ATGACCAGTTACCGTCGTGATCGTACCTGTGGTGGCACATGGTTCTTTACCGTTAATCTTGCCGAACGTCATCGACAATTACTGGTGGAGCATATCGATGTATTGCGTGAATCATTTCGACAGGTGATGCGTGTTCATCCGTTCACAATTGACGGCATTGTGGTATTGCCTGAGCATTTGCACGCCATTCTCACTTTACCTGAGGGCGATGCGGATTACGGTATGCGTTGGCGGCTCATCAAAACCGAATTTTCCCGTTCACTTGAGCGTGTGGAACGAATATCGGCCAGTCGGCGCGGTAAAGGCGAGAGGGGTATCTGGCAACGGCGATATTGGGAGCACCTGATTCGCGATGAAAATGATTTTGTACGTCATCTGGATTATCTGCATTTCAATCCGGTGAAACATGGCCATGCACAACACGTTTGCGATTGGCCTTGGTCTTCTTTTCACCGTTATGTGAAATTAGGTGTGTTGCCAGTCAATTGGGGTGATGGTATTGATATTGATATTGATGGTGAATTTGGGGAGATATGA